A region from the Phycisphaerales bacterium genome encodes:
- a CDS encoding ABC transporter ATP-binding protein, with protein MPLLAAHNLHKTYRLGKVSVPVLKGVDIAVETGEFVAILGASGSGKSTLLHLLGGLDRPDKDSRASIEYSGTPLSLMSHARLDHYRRAEVGFVFQFYHLLPELTVMGNVLIAAMIRQGFAGYLARRAEAKAHAAHLLEQVGLAHRLHHRPRELSGGERQRVAIARALVNKPQVLLADEPTGNLDRNTGGTILDMLENLRRDLNLTLVVVTHDATTAARAQRVVELDSGTLRTSKS; from the coding sequence ACAAGACGTATCGCCTCGGCAAGGTGAGCGTCCCCGTGCTCAAGGGTGTGGACATCGCCGTGGAGACCGGCGAGTTCGTCGCCATTCTCGGTGCCTCAGGCTCGGGCAAGAGCACTCTCCTCCATCTCCTCGGCGGCCTCGACCGCCCCGACAAGGACTCCCGTGCCTCCATCGAGTACTCGGGCACGCCCCTCAGCCTTATGAGCCACGCTCGCCTCGACCACTACCGCCGCGCCGAGGTCGGCTTCGTCTTCCAGTTCTACCACCTGCTCCCCGAACTCACCGTCATGGGCAACGTCTTGATCGCCGCCATGATCCGCCAGGGATTCGCTGGGTATCTCGCACGACGCGCCGAGGCCAAGGCCCACGCCGCACACCTCCTCGAACAGGTCGGCCTCGCCCACCGCCTCCACCATCGCCCTCGCGAACTCTCCGGCGGCGAACGCCAACGCGTCGCCATCGCCCGCGCCCTCGTCAACAAACCCCAGGTCCTCCTCGCCGACGAGCCGACCGGAAACCTCGACCGGAACACCGGCGGCACCATCCTCGACATGCTCGAGAACCTGCGAAGAGATCTCAACCTCACCCTCGTCGTCGTCACCCACGACGCCACCACCGCCGCACGAGCTCAACGCGTCGTCGAACTCGACAGCGGCACGCTCCGCACCTCGAAGTCCTGA